The Stigmatella aurantiaca genome includes the window TTGCTCGACCACCAGGCTCACGCGGGCCTCCGAGAGCACGGGGGCCCCAGCCTCCACCGCCACCACCTCATGGGCCACATCCCCCCGGAAGGTGACGAGCGATCGCGGCAGCGGCGTCAGGGCCGCCACGCGCTGGCCCCGGTGGTACAGCCGCAGCTCGCCGCCCGCGAGCCGCTCCGGCACCTGCACATAGAGGACGCTGACGGCGATGGGGCAGCCGGTGCCCGCGCCGTAGAACTCCAGGCTCCGGTCGATGTGAGCCGCCACCCCGCGCCCGTTCTGGATGAGCAGCGGGTTGAGCAGGAACGCGTCACAGTCCGGCAGCAGCGCCTTGTCCAGGAAGGGGGCGAAGGCGGGAAAGCGGTCCTTCACCTGGCCCAGGGCCTCGCGCACGAAGGTGATGGAGAAGCCGTAGGTGCCCGAG containing:
- a CDS encoding 2OG-Fe(II) oxygenase, with the protein product MSFQPPWGGAFRLQSFVHRTPEALPAPAIDAIRETILGSPLLGETNLSRQFSGTYGFSITFVREALGQVKDRFPAFAPFLDKALLPDCDAFLLNPLLIQNGRGVAAHIDRSLEFYGAGTGCPIAVSVLYVQVPERLAGGELRLYHRGQRVAALTPLPRSLVTFRGDVAHEVVAVEAGAPVLSEARVSLVVEQYRVPASVKARLPTFELRTRSGALA